A genomic region of Ignavibacteria bacterium contains the following coding sequences:
- a CDS encoding GIY-YIG nuclease family protein: MTNNSKVLYIGVTNNLARRVYEHKNKLINGFTKRYNLTKLVYFEVFNNINDAIRREKQLKNWHREWKINLIESVNKDWEDLSSKFLD; the protein is encoded by the coding sequence ATGACAAACAATTCAAAAGTATTATACATTGGTGTTACTAATAATTTAGCAAGAAGAGTTTATGAACATAAGAATAAACTAATTAATGGTTTCACTAAAAGATATAATCTAACCAAACTCGTCTATTTTGAGGTATTCAATAATATTAATGATGCAATCAGAAGAGAAAAACAATTGAAGAACTGGCATAGGGAATGGAAAATAAATTTAATAGAATCAGTCAATAAAGATTGGGAAGATTTGTCTTCAAAATTTTTAGATTAA